Proteins from a genomic interval of Paenibacillus sp. FSL R5-0623:
- a CDS encoding OsmC family protein, translated as MNVTTVWKGKRAFTSEGPSGYAVGMDATAAYGGDSKGATPMELLLAGLGGCMGIDITMILDAFLDKIESIEIEAQGTRSEEMPKGFTSIDLIFKVDGDIPDYRIWKAIQMAEEKYCAVSASLNADIHPKLILNGVSTPRP; from the coding sequence ATGAATGTAACAACCGTATGGAAAGGCAAACGTGCGTTTACTTCCGAAGGACCCTCTGGCTACGCCGTTGGCATGGATGCCACTGCTGCTTATGGTGGTGACAGCAAGGGAGCTACCCCAATGGAATTGTTACTGGCGGGTCTCGGCGGCTGTATGGGAATCGATATTACCATGATTTTGGATGCTTTCCTGGACAAAATTGAGTCGATTGAGATTGAAGCGCAAGGCACACGCAGTGAAGAGATGCCCAAAGGCTTCACATCCATTGATCTGATCTTCAAAGTCGATGGGGATATCCCGGATTATCGTATCTGGAAAGCCATCCAGATGGCTGAGGAAAAATATTGTGCAGTTTCTGCTTCGCTGAACGCTGATATTCATCCTAAACTGATCCTCAATGGGGTAAGTACACCTCGTCCTTAA
- a CDS encoding amino acid ABC transporter ATP-binding protein, producing MITTTGLTKRFQQNEVLTNIDLHVDAKDIVVLLGPSGSGKSTLLRCLNGLEELSGGQIEVNGIVVNSADPLRVQRARVLEIRRQTGMVFQQFNLYPHKSVLGNVMEGLVTVKKIKRDEAAERGRILLDRVGLSDKQDAYPSRLSGGQQQRVAIARALAMEPEVMLFDEPTSALDPELVGEVLSVMKELAEEGMTMLVVTHELKFARNVANKIVFMADGSIVEEASPQAFFEHPKQERTRRFLQQITEF from the coding sequence ATGATTACAACAACCGGACTTACCAAACGTTTTCAGCAAAATGAAGTACTTACGAACATCGACCTTCATGTCGATGCCAAAGATATTGTTGTATTGCTTGGCCCAAGTGGTTCAGGCAAAAGTACCTTGCTGCGTTGTCTGAATGGCCTCGAAGAGCTGTCCGGAGGACAGATCGAAGTCAACGGCATTGTGGTCAACAGCGCAGATCCGCTGCGAGTCCAGCGTGCCCGGGTACTGGAGATTCGTCGCCAGACCGGCATGGTATTCCAGCAATTCAATCTGTATCCGCACAAGTCAGTGCTGGGTAATGTGATGGAAGGTCTCGTTACGGTGAAAAAAATCAAACGGGACGAAGCGGCTGAACGCGGCCGAATTCTTCTGGATCGGGTCGGCTTGTCGGACAAGCAGGATGCGTATCCATCCCGATTGTCCGGTGGACAACAGCAACGGGTCGCCATTGCACGTGCACTTGCAATGGAGCCGGAAGTGATGCTGTTTGATGAGCCCACTTCAGCCCTTGACCCTGAATTGGTCGGAGAGGTACTTTCCGTCATGAAGGAGTTGGCAGAGGAGGGTATGACGATGCTGGTTGTGACGCATGAATTGAAGTTTGCCCGTAATGTGGCGAACAAAATCGTCTTTATGGCGGATGGATCGATTGTGGAAGAAGCAAGTCCACAGGCGTTCTTTGAACACCCGAAGCAAGAACGCACTCGCCGTTTCTTGCAACAAATTACTGAATTTTGA
- a CDS encoding amino acid ABC transporter permease: MELVFENIPFFLKGAYYTLYVTVISMFFAFIIGVLVAIARLKGPMWLRLIARFYVSIMRGTPLLVQLFVIYYGLVDYGVTLGSLTAACLGLSLNAGAFLSETFRGAIQAVPKGQTEAAYATGMTPAQAMRRIIFPQAVRIAIPPMGNTFIGMLKETSLVAAIGVTELLRSAQLLVSQYALNMPFYLAIGVIYWIMSIGFSAILEQVERRLARAY, translated from the coding sequence ATGGAACTGGTATTTGAGAATATCCCCTTCTTTCTGAAGGGGGCTTACTATACGCTGTATGTAACTGTGATCTCCATGTTTTTTGCATTCATCATTGGAGTGCTCGTTGCCATTGCTCGTCTGAAGGGACCGATGTGGCTTAGGTTGATCGCAAGGTTTTATGTATCCATCATGCGGGGAACCCCGCTGCTGGTGCAATTATTCGTCATTTATTACGGGTTGGTCGATTATGGAGTGACCTTGGGATCACTCACGGCTGCATGTCTGGGACTCAGTCTGAATGCAGGAGCGTTTCTGTCGGAGACGTTCCGTGGAGCCATTCAGGCTGTACCAAAAGGACAGACCGAAGCTGCATATGCAACGGGAATGACCCCGGCTCAAGCGATGAGACGGATTATCTTCCCGCAGGCTGTGCGCATTGCGATCCCGCCGATGGGAAACACGTTTATTGGCATGTTGAAGGAAACATCACTTGTGGCGGCGATCGGTGTTACCGAGTTATTGCGGTCAGCACAACTGCTGGTATCACAATATGCATTGAACATGCCGTTTTATCTGGCGATCGGAGTGATCTACTGGATTATGAGTATAGGCTTCTCGGCCATTCTGGAACAAGTGGAGCGCCGGCTGGCCCGGGCTTACTGA
- a CDS encoding transporter substrate-binding domain-containing protein: protein MNKTYGSKTRKGWSLTAILLMTVLVLSACGSKATDNGSTNGAQASNELEQIKSAGVIKVGMMGTYAPYNFLNDKKEMDGYDADIAREVAKRLGVEVEFVSQEFSGLTPSLQAKKLDAIISQMTITDDRKKVLDFSDPYITNQVKIIVKEDNNDITKLEDFKGKTIGVGLGTNDESYLRNEVLPKVGDFTIKTYDDVISSLKDLNAGRIDATINNMYALKPIVDANGLNIKAVGEPIKSDQAGIAVRKDNPELVAALNDALKGMKDDGTYNTIFKKWFGEEPAQ from the coding sequence ATGAACAAAACATATGGATCGAAAACTCGTAAAGGCTGGTCTTTGACAGCAATTCTGCTGATGACCGTGCTGGTACTTAGTGCTTGTGGAAGTAAGGCAACAGACAATGGAAGCACAAATGGTGCACAGGCAAGTAATGAATTGGAGCAGATCAAGTCGGCTGGCGTTATCAAAGTGGGCATGATGGGCACATACGCACCGTACAACTTCCTGAACGATAAGAAAGAAATGGACGGCTACGATGCTGATATTGCACGTGAAGTTGCGAAGCGTCTTGGGGTTGAAGTTGAATTTGTATCTCAGGAGTTCTCCGGTCTGACACCAAGTCTGCAAGCGAAGAAGCTTGATGCCATTATCAGCCAGATGACGATTACCGATGATCGTAAGAAAGTATTGGATTTCAGTGATCCGTATATTACGAACCAAGTTAAAATTATTGTAAAAGAAGATAATAACGATATTACCAAGCTGGAAGACTTCAAAGGAAAAACGATTGGCGTAGGTTTGGGTACAAATGATGAATCATATCTGCGCAATGAAGTATTGCCAAAAGTGGGAGACTTCACGATTAAAACCTATGACGATGTCATCTCTTCACTCAAAGATCTGAATGCTGGGCGGATTGACGCAACAATCAACAATATGTATGCACTGAAACCGATTGTGGATGCCAACGGATTGAATATCAAAGCTGTAGGTGAACCGATTAAGAGTGACCAGGCAGGTATTGCTGTTCGTAAAGACAATCCGGAACTCGTAGCAGCACTGAATGATGCTCTCAAAGGGATGAAAGATGATGGCACGTACAATACCATTTTCAAAAAGTGGTTTGGTGAAGAGCCTGCGCAATAA
- a CDS encoding TetR/AcrR family transcriptional regulator, whose amino-acid sequence MTKINGLEPGEERRDQIIRIAMERFATQGYHQTKISDIVREAGVAQGTFYWHFKSKEAIASEIVLTGKEELLEAIGQGYRKDAGSVEDMVKASERLFTDLFLFAAQNRYFMELLLKGIVTEESVQRLVEETRNAVETAFRHNMERAIELGMLPKGMDVPLRAALLVSMIEGMITRWLFGSDELHSKFSAMTASSLAAEAASFEFYGLLGS is encoded by the coding sequence ATGACCAAAATCAACGGTTTGGAACCCGGTGAAGAACGCCGGGACCAAATAATACGCATAGCGATGGAGCGTTTTGCAACCCAAGGCTACCATCAGACGAAAATTTCCGATATCGTCCGCGAGGCTGGTGTGGCGCAAGGGACGTTCTACTGGCACTTCAAGAGTAAAGAAGCCATTGCTTCGGAGATTGTCTTAACGGGCAAGGAGGAGTTGCTTGAGGCGATCGGACAAGGGTACCGCAAGGATGCAGGATCGGTAGAAGATATGGTGAAAGCATCGGAAAGGCTGTTCACTGACTTGTTTTTATTTGCCGCGCAGAATCGCTATTTTATGGAACTGTTGCTCAAAGGCATCGTGACGGAAGAATCCGTACAACGCCTGGTCGAGGAGACACGTAATGCTGTGGAAACTGCGTTTCGTCACAATATGGAACGTGCCATCGAGCTCGGCATGTTGCCTAAGGGCATGGATGTACCGCTTCGAGCAGCGCTATTGGTAAGCATGATTGAAGGCATGATAACCCGCTGGTTGTTCGGTTCCGATGAGTTGCACAGCAAGTTCTCAGCCATGACAGCTTCATCGCTGGCAGCTGAGGCAGCAAGCTTTGAGTTTTACGGACTATTAGGCTCGTAA
- the bacA gene encoding undecaprenyl-diphosphate phosphatase, translating to MLSPAFQGGRELDIISSIIMGIIEGLTEFLPVSSTGHMILTAHLLGLSEDNESVKTFEVVVQLGAVLAVVVLYWNKFIDMFRFTGGSRPYSRRLNLGHIFLAMVPAVVIGLVFRDWIKAHLFGPETVLYSLVIGGILMILAERWSRKSERITTHDVDDISYKQAFTVGIFQILALWPGFSRSGSTISGGLFAGVSRVAAAEFTFLVSVPIMIGATGYDLYKSIDHLNGSDFPIFVIGFIAAFIVAMLAIKTFLSILKKLSLTVFAVYRFVLAAVFFIILM from the coding sequence ATGCTGTCACCTGCATTTCAAGGAGGAAGAGAATTGGATATTATATCATCCATTATTATGGGCATCATCGAAGGTTTGACAGAATTTTTGCCCGTATCCTCCACTGGACACATGATCCTGACTGCCCATTTGCTCGGTTTATCAGAGGACAACGAGTCAGTCAAAACGTTTGAGGTGGTTGTTCAACTCGGAGCTGTACTTGCTGTTGTAGTACTGTACTGGAACAAATTCATTGATATGTTCCGCTTCACCGGCGGGAGCAGACCTTACTCCCGCCGCCTCAATCTGGGACATATCTTCCTGGCGATGGTTCCTGCCGTAGTCATCGGACTTGTATTCCGCGACTGGATCAAAGCACATTTGTTTGGTCCGGAAACAGTTCTGTACAGCCTCGTTATAGGTGGTATATTGATGATCTTGGCCGAACGCTGGAGCCGTAAGAGTGAACGAATTACAACCCATGATGTTGACGATATCTCTTACAAACAGGCATTCACGGTGGGTATATTTCAGATCTTGGCATTGTGGCCAGGCTTCTCCCGTTCCGGGTCAACGATCTCAGGCGGTCTCTTTGCAGGGGTAAGCCGTGTAGCCGCTGCGGAGTTCACATTCCTCGTGTCTGTGCCAATTATGATTGGTGCTACGGGATATGACCTGTACAAAAGTATCGATCATCTGAACGGCAGTGATTTCCCAATCTTTGTCATTGGATTCATCGCTGCTTTCATCGTCGCCATGCTTGCGATCAAGACGTTCCTGTCCATTTTGAAGAAATTGAGCCTGACCGTCTTTGCTGTATATCGCTTTGTCTTGGCAGCCGTGTTCTTTATTATTTTGATGTAA
- a CDS encoding thioredoxin family protein: MERIQSEQQYLDTINSDGFTVIKFDTTWCPDCKNLDRFIGDVIDQHTDKTFYALDAEKFQPFAEENGVRGIPSLLVFQNGKKIAHLHSKWAKTPAQISEYLETLESKV; encoded by the coding sequence ATGGAAAGAATTCAAAGTGAACAGCAGTATTTGGATACAATTAACTCTGATGGTTTTACCGTCATTAAATTTGATACAACCTGGTGTCCGGATTGCAAAAACCTGGATCGTTTTATCGGGGATGTTATCGACCAACATACGGACAAAACCTTCTATGCCCTGGATGCAGAAAAGTTCCAGCCTTTTGCCGAAGAGAATGGTGTACGCGGGATTCCAAGCCTGCTCGTCTTCCAGAACGGCAAGAAAATCGCACATCTGCATAGCAAATGGGCTAAAACACCTGCTCAAATCTCCGAGTATCTGGAGACGCTTGAATCCAAAGTTTAA
- a CDS encoding aldo/keto reductase produces MKKNRLGTSELMVSEIGLGCMSLGTEMEHAMGLIHEALDHGVNLLDTADLYDAGRNEEIVGQAIKGRRDQVIVATKVGNRRMPGKEGWSWDPSKAYIKQAVHESLKRLQTDYIDLYQLHGGTLDDPIEETIEAFEELKKEGLIRYYGISSIRPNVIREYVKRASIVSVMNQYSIADRRAEEEVLPLLEQKGISVIARGPVASGVLADSGSAKADKGYLDYTPEQLYTIRQGLSRLVTDQRSMAQTAIRYALSHPAVAAVVPGASSREQLLHNIAASNSPSLTATEIQEIREFSPANLYKQHR; encoded by the coding sequence ATGAAGAAAAATCGTCTGGGTACATCCGAACTGATGGTGTCTGAGATTGGGCTGGGATGTATGTCACTTGGAACTGAAATGGAGCACGCTATGGGCCTGATTCATGAGGCTCTGGATCATGGGGTCAATCTGCTGGATACAGCCGATCTGTACGACGCAGGGCGTAATGAAGAGATTGTAGGACAAGCTATTAAAGGGCGTCGGGACCAGGTCATTGTGGCAACCAAAGTAGGTAATCGTCGTATGCCGGGCAAAGAGGGCTGGTCATGGGACCCGTCCAAAGCCTACATTAAGCAGGCTGTACATGAAAGTCTGAAGCGTCTGCAGACCGATTACATCGATCTGTATCAGCTGCATGGCGGGACCTTGGACGACCCCATCGAAGAGACGATTGAAGCGTTTGAGGAACTGAAGAAGGAAGGCCTTATCCGATATTACGGAATTTCCTCCATTCGTCCCAATGTGATTCGGGAGTATGTAAAGAGGGCATCCATCGTAAGTGTGATGAACCAGTACAGCATTGCTGACCGCAGAGCGGAAGAAGAAGTGCTGCCTTTATTGGAACAAAAGGGGATCAGCGTAATTGCCCGTGGGCCTGTAGCTAGCGGTGTGCTTGCTGATTCCGGATCTGCCAAGGCAGACAAAGGTTATCTGGACTACACACCAGAGCAACTATATACCATTCGGCAAGGGCTAAGTCGTCTTGTTACGGATCAACGGAGCATGGCTCAGACGGCTATTCGCTACGCATTATCCCATCCTGCTGTAGCAGCTGTTGTCCCTGGTGCCAGTTCAAGAGAACAGTTACTGCACAATATTGCTGCTTCGAATTCGCCTTCACTCACCGCTACGGAAATTCAGGAAATACGAGAGTTTAGTCCCGCTAATCTGTACAAGCAGCATCGTTAA
- the gpmA gene encoding 2,3-diphosphoglycerate-dependent phosphoglycerate mutase, with protein MYRVVLIRHGQSMWNVENRFTGWTDVDLTTDGYGEARKAGKIMKEQGFDFDYAYASVLKRSIRTLDIALDEMDLMWIPITKTWKLNERHYGALQGLNKQQTALKYGEEQVKEWRRSVNVSPPALDETDDRYVQDLDKYKRLGCTIPFTENLMDTSKRVLDYWNAEIKPMVSAGKRVLISAHGNTLRSLVMHLDQLSEADVMALNIPTGIPLVYELDEDLHPIGHFYLTADGSTYKHEEMTHVATPSD; from the coding sequence ATGTACAGAGTTGTTTTGATTCGCCATGGACAGAGCATGTGGAATGTAGAGAATCGTTTTACCGGATGGACAGATGTGGATCTGACGACGGATGGTTACGGAGAAGCTCGCAAAGCAGGGAAGATCATGAAGGAACAGGGATTTGATTTTGATTACGCCTATGCATCCGTGCTGAAACGTTCTATCCGCACACTCGATATTGCGCTGGATGAAATGGACCTCATGTGGATTCCCATTACAAAGACTTGGAAGCTGAATGAACGCCATTATGGTGCGCTGCAAGGACTGAACAAACAGCAGACGGCTCTGAAGTATGGGGAAGAGCAAGTAAAGGAATGGAGACGATCCGTGAACGTATCTCCCCCGGCACTGGACGAAACGGATGACCGATATGTGCAGGATCTGGACAAGTACAAGCGGCTCGGATGTACCATCCCGTTTACGGAGAACCTGATGGATACTTCGAAGCGTGTACTGGACTACTGGAATGCGGAGATTAAACCGATGGTGTCTGCTGGCAAAAGAGTGCTGATCTCTGCGCATGGGAACACACTCCGTTCACTCGTCATGCATCTGGACCAATTGTCCGAAGCAGACGTGATGGCACTCAATATCCCGACAGGCATTCCGCTTGTCTACGAATTGGATGAAGATCTGCATCCCATCGGACACTTTTATCTGACCGCCGATGGTTCTACCTACAAACATGAAGAAATGACCCATGTGGCAACGCCATCTGATTAA
- a CDS encoding DUF420 domain-containing protein, whose amino-acid sequence MGKNNKGEPNIQSPTSNKNFAGIIITISILANVIILLLFFAPSIGYKGDVTFDITVLPRFNAVFNSFTFIFLLAALIAIIKRNVKLHKRFILAAFSTTLLFLVTYLTFHYLSPETSKYGGEGIIRSIYFFILITHSILAALIVPLALFTLVWGWTNQLKKHRKIARWTMPIWLYVSSTGVVVYLMMAPYY is encoded by the coding sequence TTGGGCAAAAATAACAAAGGGGAGCCGAACATCCAGTCCCCGACGAGTAATAAAAATTTCGCAGGCATCATTATCACGATTTCCATTCTCGCTAATGTCATTATTTTATTATTGTTCTTCGCGCCGTCCATTGGTTACAAAGGTGATGTAACTTTTGATATTACGGTGTTGCCGCGGTTTAATGCCGTGTTTAACAGCTTTACCTTCATCTTCCTGCTCGCAGCGCTTATAGCTATTATCAAGCGGAATGTGAAGCTGCACAAACGATTTATTCTTGCTGCATTCTCAACGACACTGTTATTCCTCGTGACCTATCTGACGTTTCATTACCTCTCACCAGAGACGTCCAAATACGGCGGCGAGGGCATCATTCGTTCGATCTATTTCTTCATTCTGATTACCCATAGTATACTGGCAGCCCTGATTGTTCCATTGGCGTTGTTCACACTTGTGTGGGGTTGGACGAATCAATTGAAAAAACACCGCAAAATTGCACGTTGGACTATGCCAATCTGGCTGTACGTCAGTTCTACAGGTGTTGTGGTATATCTCATGATGGCACCATATTATTAA
- a CDS encoding cation:proton antiporter translates to MEFILVLALILIFTKLAGDLSVRLGQPSVLGKLIVGVVLGPALLGWVQQSDFVHYMAEIGVLLLMFIAGLETDLEQLKKNWKAAFAVAVGGIILPFIGGYGSAIAFGMSTTHALFFGLLFCATSVSISVQTLKDMDQLSSREGTTILGAAVVDDVLVVVILAVMMSLLGTGGGDTSISLLIGKKLLFFVVIIAASWFLVPRIMKWMAPLKVTETVITAGLIICFGFSYFAEWMGVAGIIGAFAAGIAISQTNFKHEVETKLEPIAYGIFVPVFFVSIGLNVTFDGVGSQIWFIVVISLIAIATKLLGGGAGARLTGFDRISSLAIGSGMISRGEVALIIASTGLASGLLDPEYFTSVVIMVIVTTLVTPPLLKITFARKKGEKQVERGIEESHLSG, encoded by the coding sequence ATGGAATTTATTTTGGTTCTTGCACTTATTTTAATCTTTACCAAGCTTGCTGGAGATCTATCCGTAAGATTGGGTCAGCCATCCGTTTTGGGAAAATTAATTGTAGGTGTCGTCCTCGGGCCTGCACTGCTCGGTTGGGTTCAGCAAAGTGATTTCGTTCATTATATGGCCGAGATCGGGGTACTACTGTTAATGTTCATTGCCGGATTGGAAACCGATCTGGAGCAATTGAAGAAAAACTGGAAGGCGGCCTTTGCCGTAGCGGTCGGCGGTATTATTTTGCCTTTTATCGGAGGATACGGCTCGGCCATAGCCTTTGGTATGTCGACAACGCATGCTCTGTTCTTTGGACTTTTATTCTGTGCCACTTCCGTCAGTATTTCGGTTCAGACACTGAAAGATATGGATCAACTCAGCTCTCGTGAGGGTACAACAATCCTTGGCGCAGCTGTTGTCGATGATGTCCTGGTGGTTGTTATTCTTGCCGTTATGATGAGCTTGCTGGGTACAGGTGGAGGAGACACTTCAATTTCTCTTCTGATTGGCAAGAAGCTGTTATTCTTTGTTGTCATTATCGCTGCCAGCTGGTTCCTTGTTCCACGCATCATGAAGTGGATGGCACCACTGAAGGTAACGGAGACCGTTATTACTGCGGGCCTGATCATTTGTTTCGGCTTCTCCTACTTTGCAGAGTGGATGGGTGTTGCTGGAATTATTGGTGCTTTTGCCGCAGGTATCGCCATCTCTCAAACCAACTTCAAACATGAAGTCGAAACCAAACTGGAACCGATTGCCTACGGAATATTTGTTCCGGTGTTCTTTGTCAGTATCGGCTTAAATGTCACCTTTGATGGTGTGGGTTCACAGATTTGGTTTATTGTCGTCATCAGTCTCATCGCCATTGCAACTAAACTTCTTGGCGGCGGAGCCGGTGCACGTCTTACCGGATTTGATCGTATATCGTCTCTTGCCATTGGCTCAGGAATGATTTCAAGAGGTGAAGTTGCACTCATTATCGCTTCAACCGGACTTGCCTCCGGATTACTTGATCCGGAATACTTCACGAGCGTTGTAATCATGGTTATTGTGACTACACTGGTTACTCCGCCACTCCTCAAAATCACCTTTGCACGCAAAAAAGGGGAAAAACAAGTCGAAAGAGGAATTGAAGAATCACATTTAAGTGGTTAA
- a CDS encoding DedA family protein — protein sequence MEFAKEFIGQYGYFAIYGLLALGVIGMPIPDEVMMTFVGYLASISVLNYSVSIAVSFGGAFTGGLLSYMIGKKAGRPLVEKYGKWVGVNAKRFSRVESWFLKYGYWSIILGYFIPGIRHLMCCFSGISKMAIGRYVLVSGIGAFVWCVAFISIGFYVGVLT from the coding sequence ATGGAATTTGCAAAAGAATTTATTGGTCAATATGGTTATTTCGCAATATACGGACTACTGGCTCTTGGCGTTATTGGCATGCCGATTCCGGATGAGGTGATGATGACTTTTGTCGGATATCTCGCCTCCATCTCGGTATTGAATTACTCCGTATCCATCGCCGTCAGTTTCGGTGGGGCATTTACCGGCGGATTGCTCAGCTACATGATCGGCAAGAAGGCGGGCAGGCCGCTGGTTGAAAAATACGGCAAGTGGGTCGGCGTCAACGCCAAACGATTCAGCAGGGTGGAGTCGTGGTTTCTCAAATATGGATATTGGTCCATCATCCTGGGTTACTTCATTCCAGGCATTCGTCATCTGATGTGTTGTTTCTCCGGAATTAGCAAGATGGCCATCGGCAGGTACGTCCTCGTATCGGGGATTGGTGCTTTTGTATGGTGTGTTGCCTTTATCTCCATTGGTTTTTATGTCGGTGTACTAACTTAA
- the pssA gene encoding CDP-diacylglycerol--serine O-phosphatidyltransferase, whose amino-acid sequence MKSLPSILTLGNLSSGMLAVIMAIHGEFALAVMMIWVAMFFDLFDGYAARKLHCEGEFGKSLDSLADVVSFGTAPVLILYLNSMLEVSVLGMALTAFFPVCGALRLARYNCQKTASSGFVGMPITFAGGLMSFFALWSPYFTHGVAYLVIIVLSGLMVSQIRFPSLKQVLASHEKDIVEPK is encoded by the coding sequence ATGAAGTCTTTACCATCGATTTTAACCTTGGGGAATCTGAGTTCAGGCATGCTGGCAGTTATTATGGCTATTCATGGTGAATTTGCCCTGGCTGTGATGATGATATGGGTAGCGATGTTCTTTGATCTGTTTGACGGGTATGCGGCTCGTAAATTGCATTGTGAGGGTGAGTTCGGCAAGTCCCTGGACTCACTTGCGGATGTAGTTTCATTCGGAACAGCACCCGTGCTGATTCTGTACCTGAATTCCATGCTTGAAGTGAGTGTGCTGGGGATGGCCCTGACTGCATTCTTTCCGGTTTGTGGTGCTTTGCGTCTGGCCCGTTATAACTGTCAGAAGACAGCAAGCAGTGGTTTTGTCGGGATGCCGATTACATTTGCCGGAGGTCTGATGTCCTTTTTCGCACTCTGGAGTCCTTATTTCACACATGGTGTAGCCTATCTTGTCATTATTGTATTATCCGGTCTCATGGTGAGCCAAATCCGATTCCCGTCTCTAAAACAAGTGTTAGCCTCACATGAGAAGGATATTGTGGAACCGAAATAA